The genomic interval GGGGGTGAGAAGTAACGCCAATTCCAACTCGACGGGGAGTTTCTTCGTTCCCGGAGGGCTGGGTCGGCTACCAAGGAATCGGGTAGACAGGGCGGTAGGTAGGTGTCAGTTGCCTGGGGTCAATTGTCAGGTGCCCAGTTTCCGGTATTAGTACCGTCAGGTTTCTAATACCAATTAGACTTGAAAACGCGACAGATCGGGTAAGGGCGTTTGGACAAACGCCCTTACAGGATGTTAATGTGCCACGAGGACTATTTAATTTGGTACAAGAATAAGCACAAATCAACAACCATAACGTCCAGGTTGAGCGGTCGCTGACCAACTTTGCCACAACACTGATCACCTTTGGCAGTCCGCTCCAAACGGGTTGTTAGGTTCGTGCCTGCCACACTTTTGAATTTCTACGCCCATGAAACACTGCGGTTACTATTACTCGACTAGATACGATACGGTAATAAATGATATAGGGAAAGCGTCGTATCACGGCTCGCCGAACATCACGATAAACAGCGGGGGAAGACTCTGGAATCTGACAGATTCGATCTAAAGCCTCGTCAATCTGCTCTAAAAAATCGTCGCCTAGCCCTAATTCCTGACTTTCATACCAGCTATATATTTCATCAAGTTCTTTTCGAAGTTCTGGGCGGAATACCAGTACATAATTCATCTTCGTGCTTTAACTGAGGCTTTAACTTCTTCCCAAGTCAGCACGTCGTCTGGATTAGCTTCATAATCATCAATTCGACGATCTAGTTCCTGCTTCTGAGAGTCTGTAAGGTCAAGATAGTCTTGTTCCGCTGCAATACTATCTAAGATAGCTTGTACGAGGCGAATGCGATCTTGAATACTTAATGCAATGATCTGATTTAAGGTGGTTGTGATGTCCATGCAGCAGCCCAAAGCGCCCGAAGCGTGAGTTGGTACATCTTAAATATAGCGGACAGGGTTCTGTCCCACAAACTGAACAGCGCAATTAACGATGTGCCCGTCTAAAAATTTTATGACGAGCCTGCCATCCTCTGTTCTATAACTAGTACTTTGGTCAAATGCACCTTCGATCATTTGTGTGCCAGTAAAGTTCACAACTTGAATATGAGTAATCTTTTGAACCTTGTCTTCTGCTACGACCCAAGCCGCAGACTCAGACTTGGCAAGTAGATCCAGGAGATTATCGTTTGTTCGGATTTGAAGTGTTAGCTTTTCCATGATGATTTGTAGAGTGAACCCAACAATCTTATTCAGCCGATCAAACAGGATGAAAGTAGAAAGCTGCACCCAGAACCGTGTAGGTTGCCAGCAATAAGACACCCTCTAGCCAATTGGAGCGACCATCCAAACTGATCAGGTTGGCGATCGCCACGGCAACGGCAACGGCAATTACTTCAAACAGATTGAAATTCAAATCCATCGGCTGTCCAATCACCTGCCCAATTAAAACCAGAATGGGTGCAACCAGCAGAGCAACCAGCAGACTGGAACCCATTGCCACAGAAACGGACAAATCCATATTGTTTTTAATTGCCACCCGCACCGCGGTCACATATTCTGCGGCTCCACCCACCAGAGGAAGTAAGATAACCCCGGTAAACAGGGGCGTTAACCCTAATCCTTTGGTTGCTTCTTCGACTGCCCCAACAAAAATCTCCGACTCGAAGGCAACGGCGATCGTTGCCATCAGCAAAACACCGATCCAGAGTGGCAAATTAGGCTTGTGTTCAGTTAGCTGATGATCCGTTGTGGGAGCTTCTTCTTCCAAATCTGCTAACCCAACTTCATAGAGGTAACTGTGGGTTTTCAGGGAAAAGAAAACGGTCAGCGCATAGACTACTATCAACACCGCGGCGACGGTGATCGACAACCGGGTAATCGCAACCGGGTCAATCACATTGGAAGTCGCAATGACTGTTGTTGGCAGGAGGATCGCAACCACCGCCAGGGTCATGGTGGAACCATTCACCCGCGCCACGACAGGTTGAAATTCTTGCTCTTTGTAGCGCAACCCTCCCAAAAACATCGATAAGCCCATCACCAGCAACAGATTACTGATGATGGTGCCGGTAATGCTGGCTTTAACGATATCAATCAGTCCTTCCTTGAGGGCAACCAG from Kovacikia minuta CCNUW1 carries:
- a CDS encoding type II toxin-antitoxin system RelE/ParE family toxin; amino-acid sequence: MNYVLVFRPELRKELDEIYSWYESQELGLGDDFLEQIDEALDRICQIPESSPAVYRDVRRAVIRRFPYIIYYRIVSSRVIVTAVFHGRRNSKVWQART
- a CDS encoding addiction module protein, giving the protein MDITTTLNQIIALSIQDRIRLVQAILDSIAAEQDYLDLTDSQKQELDRRIDDYEANPDDVLTWEEVKASVKARR
- the cax gene encoding calcium/proton exchanger encodes the protein MSIKNIISLGLLVFIPISVAAEYLEWGSLVVFVTSAIAIVPLAIWLSTATEEVAIVAGPSIGGLLNAVFGNATELIIALVALKEGLIDIVKASITGTIISNLLLVMGLSMFLGGLRYKEQEFQPVVARVNGSTMTLAVVAILLPTTVIATSNVIDPVAITRLSITVAAVLIVVYALTVFFSLKTHSYLYEVGLADLEEEAPTTDHQLTEHKPNLPLWIGVLLMATIAVAFESEIFVGAVEEATKGLGLTPLFTGVILLPLVGGAAEYVTAVRVAIKNNMDLSVSVAMGSSLLVALLVAPILVLIGQVIGQPMDLNFNLFEVIAVAVAVAIANLISLDGRSNWLEGVLLLATYTVLGAAFYFHPV